A segment of the Daphnia pulex isolate KAP4 chromosome 10, ASM2113471v1 genome:
TGATATTTGGACTTGGAACAAACACGAAGGATTGACGACTACTGGAGCCAAATTGAGTCAAACCAAAGGCGTTTATTGGTGCGATGCGACTCTTAACGGACGGACCACAACTCGCTACTTCCGCATTTTTGTCACGTCCAACGCCGAGGATCACAGTCCATTGAATCAATATCGTCCACACATCAAGAATGCAGTCGAATACCTGATTTTCCCGTCTGGCAGTTCGTTCGTATTGAAATGCCACATCGGGATCGACGAATCACGCAATTACAACATTACCTGGATGGTGCCCAAGCCACTTCAACATCAAAATTATTCCGTCGTTTGGGAAACTTCCGAGAATCAGCGTTCGGCCACTCTCAAAGTCTCAGACATTCGATTTCTCTACACGGGAAATTACACCTGTCATCGCAGCGATGCCCATCATTTGTTCGCTAATCAATATATTTTCGTCTCTGGTAAAAGTACAagtatatctttttttaaattaaggtTTGTATTCATCGCTAGATGGCTCTGCATtctcttgttatttttgaacTCTAAACTTGTCTGCTATTCGACTGCCACtcgacttttctttctataaatCGTCGGCGTTTATTATAACAgctcaatcaatcaaataacactttttgaaatcctatAGATCCAGAGAATTTGCTTTTGCCGATCGATCGATCCTTCATATTCAACGAGACACAAAGGGCAGTCATTCCGTGTCGCCCTACTCATCCCGACGTCTTAGTTTCCCTTAAAATAGAAGGGACATCCGGTCGCGGCAAGGAAAATATTGTAAGAATTTAGACATTTTTATTGAGAATTATGTTTATTGTGTATCATTCCTAATAACACTTCATATTTAGACACTGTACCCGTTGGACGATGACAGGGGTAGAAGTGGTGATTGGTTGTACAGCAAGTTTCAAGgcttccaaacaaaaaagaatgccAGCAGGGCCACTGCAGGTCGGAATTACCTTTGCAAGGGCTCCAGGTTTGGAAAGGAAATCAATCGTTTCATTGACATTGTTGTTGCAGGTCAGTGATTGTAGTTCTATCAAACCATTACCAATCATTCAACattgattttcttgatttctagATATCGAATTATATGTGATTGGTGATCCTAGTAATCAGGCTGCTATTGTGCATGGTGATGATGTAACTCTCAAATGTGATACATATCAAGGCCATTCCTTCATCATTTGGCACCCTCAAACTGGTCAAAGCCAAACGATCGAAATGGATTCTCATGAGTATCCAGCCGGTATTAACTGATTGGAGAAGTTTACCCTactaaatcaataataaaaatttgacttaTTTATAAGGGATTTCAAACGTTTATCAAATACCAAGTAGAGTGCAGAGATTACAACCACGGGTATACGCCACCGAACTGAGATGGGAGCGTATCAACAATTTGGCCACTGGTTTCTATGAGTGTCGCTATAACGACAGCTCGAGACGTAATGTAGCCGTTCAATTTTACCACATGATTGTGCAAGAAGCACGGGCTCCACGCCTAGCATCCAAGcaattgaacaaaaagaagaaagataaaattttCGTCATGgttaaagaaggaaaggacGCCAAACTTGAGTGTCATTTGGAGGAAGGTGCCCCTTTACCTACGGTCGCCTGGTTTAAGGTAAACAAAGATGAATTTGCCTTGATGAAACTGAAACTTACAAAGTTGGATTCTATTCAGTACAACGTCCTCCTTGATAAAATGACACCAGAAAATGGATTGACGttcaacgaaacaaaaattaacgggacgtttcatttttatctGCATTTGTCGAATATGGAAATGATAAACCAGGGCGAATACACTTGCCATTTCGAGAACAGACTGGGTTCCGACAACCAGACATTTCATGTCAATATCGAAGACAACGAAAGCGATGGGTAAATCTAATGATATAATTTAAAACCTAATCTAATCCTCTAATTatgttattatattttaaatttagagcCACAATGGCCGTCATTGTGGTTCTCATTATAATTATCATTCTCCTCATGATGGTGGCCAGGTTTTTCTACGTCCGTTTCTCGGTATTAGTTACAAAATTTACACATAGTATAAAAAGTtcacatttcattttacatttcttttcattgctTTTGACAGAGCCATAGAGCCCGTAACGCGGCCGACATTGCCAAAGTGTTGGGGCCTCTACTAGCCGGCAATCCCGAACGGCTCAATCGAAAATTGCCTTTGGATGGCCAGTCTGAGTTATTACCTTATGATAACAGTTGGGAATTTTCTCGCGAACGTCTCAAAATTGGCaagtcaaaattaaattgaattgctcgtgcatttaatttattaatgagTTAATTATCGAAATAGGCAAACAACTGGGCGCGGGTTGTTTCGGGAGGGTTTTAAAAGGACAAGCGGAAGGAATAATTCCAGGTGAAGAGCTGAAAACTGAAACAGTGGCCATCAAAATGGTCCGCTCCTACGCCGATTTGAGCGCTCTGGCCAGTCTCGTGTCTGAGCTCAAAATCCTCATTCATCTCGGCTCGCATTTGAACATCGTCAACTTGTTAGGAGCCTGCACTGACGTCGCCAatggtttaaattttaattatttgatccCGGTccattttaaatcaatttccttttgtctttttcgaaAGGCGATTTCCTCGTTATCGTCGAGTATTGCCATTTCGGCAATCTGCTCAACCATCTGCTGGCCAATCGACACTGTTACATGGATCAAGTCAATGAAAATGGAGAGTTGGCACAATTAGATTCCTTCCAAGATGTGTCCAggtattttattcattcaattgaTAACATATTTATTGAACTGTACAATTATTGGTCATCCAAACTTGCAATAGTGGCAATGGTGATTACTTGTACATGGGCAGTCCTGCTCTTGCCCCCGCCCCTATTCCAGCGAAATCTGAACGGAAGCGAAGTCGCAAGGAAACCCGCGAAACGGATTATCTCGCCATGTTGTTAACTAATCAtggtaaaatgaaaattattatttaattttcattcgaaatttcaataaaactttTTCCCAGGTTCAGTGTCGTTTAGTCGGACACCACAAAGCCAACCAAACGACGTTGAATGTACCGATGACCAGACGAATCATCCGTTTTCCACTCGCGATTTGACCTGTTGGGCATTCCAAATCGCTCGAGGCATGGACTACTTGTCGGGAAGAAACGTTAGTTTGCCACTTTGATTATCAAAGTTGGTTTCCTTTATTcacttatttgatttttgtagGTGATTCACGGGGATCTGGCAGCCCGTAATGTTTTATTGGCAACCAACGGGGTTGTCAAAATCGCCGATTTCGGACTGTCACGCAAAGTCTACCAGGACAGCAATTACAAAAAGAAGGGAGAAGTAAGTGACACTGCTGTCTTTTCTAAAAaaccattatttatttatgtattcCAACGGTTAATGTATAGGGAATGCTTCCGGTGAAATGGATGGCTATTGAATCTCTGACGGATCGGATCTATTCCAGCCAATCTGACGTCTGGGCTTTTGGGATCACCATGTGGGAAATGTTCTCCTTGGGCAAAGCTCCTTATCCAGGTAATACTTTCGATTCGCCGAGTGATTTTAACGAAATCTAATTTCAGTGACATATTTTCTAGATATGGAAGACATCGGTGGATTGATTCAGCACTTGGAGGGCGGAGGTCGCATGGAAATGCCTCGAAATGCTCCAAATGGTGTGgctgaaatcatttcaagGTGCTGGAAAGCGGATCCGAATGTAAGGCCGACATTTGCTCAATTGGAGCACATGCTAGGCGATTTTGTGGAAGAATCAATCAGGACCAATTACGTCGAAATGAATGAGCCCTACAGTCGTCGCAATGCCGAGAGGTTTGGTAACCTCGTTGATGAGTTCATGTCCCAAGAGTCATCTACCAGTCAACAGCCAACTACTGGCTACGTCAACGTCCAGGAGGTTTAAGGGGCCTGACTTATtcgttctttttaaaaacaaattccgcTTCTTTCTTATCTCAAATTATGTTCCGTGactttttttagcttttaatCTTTACAACAAATTATGGAATCAAAGCAAATacagaaaattgaaacaaaattatgttGATTTCATCTTTATTCAAAGAAATGTGAATGATGACAGTATATTGCCCTATTGTGTACAAACACGAACACACACGAACAGCGCACTTtggtttttattcaaattcaaacagtaataataatctGCAATGTtgcaaaaaaacgaaattatcCACACCGCAAAATCAAAGTTACGTGCaaatagaagggaaaaaaactaatttaccggcaaaatatttttttaaatgaagggTAAGAGGGTACTAAGGTACTTTCATTAAGCGAAGGCCGTCGCCGTATTTAAACGCCAGCGCGTAAGCAGTTCAGCACCAAAGGGGATTCCCCAttgattatttggttttgGATTGGCGAAAGTTTGAATCTTTCCAACATAGGCCCATGCATGGATGTCTGACTTGAATTAGTTCAATGCTCCCCGATCCTTTCTCCAAGATTTGCGGTCTGACGTACGGAATTGGAGCGCTAATTGAACATACGGCGAAACTTGTCAGTACATCCAGCTTTGACAAGGCATCGTTCTACGACTGCAGAGGTTCAACGTATCCAGCTGTTTGTATAAACAGTAAGAAATTAGGCATCTCGTCCCGACCTTACGTCTACGCTAGATTGTAATAACTACGTACCAGCGACTGACAAGATTTCTTTAACAACTGAACTTTGTTGTTCCTCATAATCGTGGCGCACTCTCAAGTAAGTTTCGTTGACTTCTTCCAAGGCAGAGTTCCGGAATCGAACGTCATCTTTATTACTATCAATTGCATGGTAATTGCGTTGTTGCGAAGattctttcattttagatTTTAGGGTGACCCGGAAATAATAGCCGTTCTGTGCGTTGCTGCCCAATTTGACGCTCTTGGAAGTCTCCAGCTTGAGATGGGATGCAGCTCGGGAGAGGACCTTTTCAGTTCTCGAGCCGCAATCATCTAGTTCTATTTTGAGCTCTAATAGCGGGCCGAATTAAGTCATTAACTTCATGATTCGCCTGGAACACGCGCATGCTGCAAATGTGTGTATACCTCCTAATTGGTCTTCAAAGTCTGCTTTGACGATAAATTCGCCTTGATCTGCTTGATTGAGGTCTATATAGTTATATATAGTTGCCTCCACAGTGGCGGTTTGCTACTTAAAAACGGGTACTGGCTTGTGAAACGGCATCCCCTTTCAGGCCACTATATTGGCGCTCTTTCAGGTCACGGAAAAAAAACCCGTGCCTCAAGCCCTCATCAACCCTCAGCAATCACTCTGTCGTCCGAGTAATTTACAGTAGCCACATTACAAAGttctaattgaattttttctttttcttagaaTCTCGTAAAACTTCATCATTTCCCCTTTGTTCTTgagaacttttgaaaatgctCGCCTCTGTGTATTCGTCTAGCTATTGACAGTATTCAGTATTTTTATGTCTGGAAGAAAGAGTACAGACTATGAGaaggttttcaaattttttttacaaattcttCACGATTCCAGAGTTAAGGAAATAGTATCAGACTTTGAAAAGGCATTGTGGAAATgcgtaaaaaaattcaacttcaaCCCAATGTTGAAAAcctttaaaaatgtataaagCATTTTGGATGTGCTTTTCATTTCACCCAAGCCATCGATGGAAAAACCCAAGATTTAGGCCTCGTAATTCCGTTCCATTTACCCATTTCTATCTAaaaattttcccaattttccCGATGTCCCATCAACTGAACCAGAGGAAAAAGAATCGGCAACCCCTTGCTTCTCTCTCACACTGTTTAGATTATGAGACTCTTATATGCCCGCATTAGCGAACAGACTTACAGGCCGTTGGCCTAACCTTACCAACAGTTGTTTGCACACACGtacaatttgttaattttaacaaACTGTACGGACAAGCAATTACTCACTTTCCGTAgttatatataataaaacccCATATatagaccccccccccctttaaaCACATCCGTCTTGCATCCCAATTCCAAACTTCTTatatgttttttcttgtcgatTCATTTGTGCTGATTGTGATTTGActaaattatttgattgacGTCGTGACTTCCTTTCATCGTGACATTGTTTCATCGTGCCACCTTTTCATCTTGCCATCGCCTCGTTGTTTCATCGTGCCATCGTTCGATCGCAACATCGTCATCACCATCGTCGCGgtcaaattgaaaaaccaATGAGTAACTTTACTGATGggcaatcagcgtacagcctCATTAAaacgctgtacgctgattggccctaTTTGatacaaaattgatttccagacctggaaacgcaggatgtccaactgctccatttgaaaattaactTAACGGGAAGTTATGAGTTTGCTCGCACGTACAATTTGTTAATTGTAACAAACTGTACGGGCAACCAAGTACTCACTTACCATTaagttatatatataaaacccCATATatagacccccccccctttacaCGCATCCTTCTTGCACCCCAATTCCAAACTTCTTATGTGtaccctcccccccccccgcaaTCTTTGTCCGTGAATATTTATCAGCCTGTCCTGCAAATGTGCAATTTCGCTCCCTTCACCGCTGGCCGAATGAgctaaataattaattaatttgagTCCCccttcccccaaaaaataaaataaaagaccaaGAAAATCGAATCTTAAAACCGCTCGTGACGAGTGGCTCGCCAatctcatctttttcttcaatacaTTTTGGTAACAGACAAATGTTTACCTAAAGCCAAACAATTATGTTTACCCACAGGGGCTGAAACATGAAATGTTTGGAAAATATGACGAAACAGAAATGTTTTGTCATAAACCAAAACCACCCGAGGTGGTTCAAGGTATGGGgtaatgggaagaaaaagtcTTAGCACGAATTGAAGGTGAACCTCCCTCCCAAACCCACCCTCATCCCCTCACCATTCGGCTTCTCtgttcgaaatttttttttccatttttccaaaataggAAAGAGGGTTATTAGCCAAGAGATCGATCCTTGTTCACCCACTCCAACATTTACATTCGTACAGTGTGCAATATTCGTTTGTGTGTTCTCCTAAAGTTAAAGTTCTCTTCAAAAAAATGGATTCCCCATCACGCAGTGAAAGTTCTACCGAGGGTGCTGATATCCGTAGGGTCGAGTTTGAAGACGGGCGGGTAGTGCACCTTCCAAACAGAATGCCCGAGGAGAGAGTTATGGAAGTGCGTAGTAGTCAACAGGACTTACAATTGCATCCGTCTTGCACCCCAATTCCAAACTTCTTATGtgtacccccccccctcccgcaATCTTTGTCCGTGAATATTTATCAGCCTGTCCTGCAAATATGCAATTTCGCTACCTTCACTGCTGGGCGAATAAGCactaattaattaattttgagtcccccttcccccccaaataaaataaaagacctTCGCTCTATTCTAGCAATCCAGATTCGATTGTCGAAAATCGAATCTTATAACCGCTCGTGACGAGTGGCTCGCCAatctcatctttttcttcaatacaTTTTGATGAGATTGGAAAAAGGATTCCCCCAAGCAGGGCCTAACAGAAAACGTCTACAAGGtggattatttaaaaaaggcccTCAGCAAGCAGAGTAGACATCTTCACCAAAAAAGCCGCCGTTGCCCAGATAGACCTTGATTGACCTTAGCAATTGCTGGgagaattatttaataaattttcctcttctctccAACGGGTTGCCAACTCTTTTTTCAAGTGAACCAAGGGAAAAATTTCCCCGATTTTTCCCCTTatatttttccccatttctatctaaaaatttttcccaattttcccCGATTTCCCATCGACTGAACCAGAAATATTCTACATCACAGATGTCTGGTGTAAACTCCCCCCAACTATCGATTGGGC
Coding sequences within it:
- the LOC124205041 gene encoding vascular endothelial growth factor receptor 3-like is translated as MLVNSAVGTIIFALLTSFTCQGQQVERELLVKSGEDFIRTCTVSMTSGLNVTCTLPSSGGSPTDTATHRQNEAALFLRKLSNLKDRLTMTYHSDPILQVITATMTIRNASYLDTGYYGCRLNNSASKFDETYIFVHPSNISQLDGETSVSVDDLLLPTLDVYVFEEGKTNQFHLPFKPTHPDVQLYLSRRNNKQHWIEFFSSVYNGSEHDIWTWNKHEGLTTTGAKLSQTKGVYWCDATLNGRTTTRYFRIFVTSNAEDHSPLNQYRPHIKNAVEYLIFPSGSSFVLKCHIGIDESRNYNITWMVPKPLQHQNYSVVWETSENQRSATLKVSDIRFLYTGNYTCHRSDAHHLFANQYIFVSDPENLLLPIDRSFIFNETQRAVIPCRPTHPDVLVSLKIEGTSGRGKENITLYPLDDDRGRSGDWLYSKFQGFQTKKNASRATAGRNYLCKGSRFGKEINRFIDIVVADIELYVIGDPSNQAAIVHGDDVTLKCDTYQGHSFIIWHPQTGQSQTIEMDSHEYPAGISNVYQIPSRVQRLQPRVYATELRWERINNLATGFYECRYNDSSRRNVAVQFYHMIVQEARAPRLASKQLNKKKKDKIFVMVKEGKDAKLECHLEEGAPLPTVAWFKYNVLLDKMTPENGLTFNETKINGTFHFYLHLSNMEMINQGEYTCHFENRLGSDNQTFHVNIEDNESDGATMAVIVVLIIIIILLMMVARFFYVRFSSHRARNAADIAKVLGPLLAGNPERLNRKLPLDGQSELLPYDNSWEFSRERLKIGKQLGAGCFGRVLKGQAEGIIPGEELKTETVAIKMVRSYADLSALASLVSELKILIHLGSHLNIVNLLGACTDVANGDFLVIVEYCHFGNLLNHLLANRHCYMDQVNENGELAQLDSFQDVSSGNGDYLYMGSPALAPAPIPAKSERKRSRKETRETDYLAMLLTNHGSVSFSRTPQSQPNDVECTDDQTNHPFSTRDLTCWAFQIARGMDYLSGRNVIHGDLAARNVLLATNGVVKIADFGLSRKVYQDSNYKKKGEGMLPVKWMAIESLTDRIYSSQSDVWAFGITMWEMFSLGKAPYPDMEDIGGLIQHLEGGGRMEMPRNAPNGVAEIISRCWKADPNVRPTFAQLEHMLGDFVEESIRTNYVEMNEPYSRRNAERFGNLVDEFMSQESSTSQQPTTGYVNVQEV